The proteins below are encoded in one region of Salvelinus sp. IW2-2015 unplaced genomic scaffold, ASM291031v2 Un_scaffold5719, whole genome shotgun sequence:
- the LOC112078465 gene encoding mesothelin-like protein — MTTTKIKNLVKACRRKGSNRVVLRETQLTCMYNYIKEETDVTSYNLYPPDMLLYYDYSKVSQDTCKDYFRELGDADFSVFSDALSFKRTALVNNAKTCLVSHNTVTQHGCGPNXTPIPLIVHYF, encoded by the exons ATGACCACAACCAAGATCAAGAACCTGGTCAAGGCCTGCAGGAGGAAGGGCAGCAACAGGGTCGTACTGAGAGAGACTCAG TTGACCTGCATGTACAACTACATCAAGGAGGAGACAGACGTCACCAGCTACAACCTATATCCTCCTGACATGCTGCTTTACTACGA CTACAGTAAGGTTTCTCAGGACACCTGTAAGGACTACTTCAGGGAGCTGGGCGACGCAGACTTCTCCGTGTTCTCCGACGCTCTCAGCTTCAAACGCACAGCCCTGGTTAACAATGCCAAGACCTGCCTGGTGAGTCACAACACTGTCACACAACATGGATGTGGTCCAAATGAMACccctattcccttaatagtgcactacttttga